One Vigna unguiculata cultivar IT97K-499-35 chromosome 7, ASM411807v1, whole genome shotgun sequence genomic region harbors:
- the LOC114190075 gene encoding protein WHAT'S THIS FACTOR 1 homolog, chloroplastic — protein MMMRIGNFNHVEARVSLIQQWFFLRRLSLWSMKKEAELESALSRNRRWIVNNQIKNIILRYPNNEIPIETLQKKFKTLDLQGKALNWLSKYPCCFEIHDNRCRLTKRMMNLVAQEHSLIDSLQPLFARRLAKLLMLTLRNRLTVLKINEFKRAFGFPDDYVIRILPNYPNLFRIVNESGRRSSMAIELLHWDPDLAVSAVESSAAKHGTPPRFSCSLPSSWVKSWERFREFDEIPYISPYSDPRGLVEGSKEMEKRNVGLVHELLSLTLWKKASIVKLGHFKREFLLPDRLNVFLLKHPGIFYVSNKYKIYTVLLREAYVGSQLVDKDPLVVVKEKFGDLMQEGLHEYNQRRRLLNVEKRRRSGVPLISVDGAKGRRRSHEVDDDYGDSNGADSKVGGLFDPEERKRFYRVLFDDDVS, from the coding sequence ATGATGATGAGAATAGGAAATTTTAATCATGTGGAGGCCAGGGTGTCTTTGATACAGCAATGGTTTTTTCTCCGAAGATTGTCTCTGTGGTCGATGAAGAAGGAAGCAGAGTTAGAATCAGCACTCTCACGCAATCGACGATGGATAGTGAACAACCAGATAAAGAACATCATCCTCCGATATCCCAACAACGAAATCCCCATCGAAACCCTTCAGAAGAAGTTCAAAACCCTCGATCTCCAGGGCAAAGCCCTCAACTGGCTCTCTAAGTACCCATGCTGCTTCGAAATCCACGATAACCGCTGCCGCCTCACCAAACGCATGATGAACCTCGTCGCACAGGAACACTCCCTCATCGACTCCCTCCAACCCCTCTTCGCTCGCCGCTTGGCCAAACTTCTCATGCTAACCCTCCGCAACAGACTCACCGTCCTCAAAATCAACGAATTCAAACGCGCGTTTGGCTTCCCCGACGATTACGTAATCAGGATCCTGCCCAACTACCCTAATTTGTTCCGTATCGTCAACGAGAGCGGCAGGAGGAGTTCCATGGCCATTGAGTTGCTGCATTGGGACCCTGACCTCGCAGTCTCCGCCGTCGAATCCTCCGCTGCGAAGCACGGTACGCCGCCACGTTTTTCATGTTCCTTGCCGTCTAGTTGGGTGAAATCCTGGGAGAGATTTCGCGAATTCGACGAAATTCCTTACATTTCGCCGTATTCGGATCCTCGAGGTTTGGTGGAGGGGTCCAAGGAGATGGAGAAGAGGAATGTCGGTTTGGTACATGAGTTGTTGTCTTTGACTCTTTGGAAGAAGGCTTCGATTGTGAAGTTGGGGCATTTTAAGAGGGAGTTCCTTTTGCCCGATAGGTTGAATGTGTTCTTGCTCAAGCACCCTGGGATTTTCTATGTTTCCAATAAGTATAAGATTTACACTGTGCTTCTTAGGGAGGCCTATGTCGGGTCTCAGCTTGTGGATAAGGATCCTTTGGTGGTTGTGAAGGAGAAGTTTGGGGACTTGATGCAGGAGGGGCTTCATGAATACAATCAGAGGCGTCGCCTCCTCAATGTTGAAAAGAGAAGGAGGTCAGGGGTTCCATTGATTAGTGTAGATGGTGCAAAGGGTAGAAGGAGAAGTCACGAAGTTGATGATGATTATGGTGATAGTAATGGTGCAGATAGTAAGGTGGGAGGGTTATTTGACCCTGAAGAAAGAAAACGGTTTTATAGAGTTCTCTTTGATGATGATGTTTCTTGA